A window of Mucilaginibacter sp. PAMC 26640 contains these coding sequences:
- a CDS encoding integrase yields MKATQSFGIHFTARTDKEKGGKSPIYACITVNGKKCFFAVKQTVESKSWDARKGAAKGSKEEIKAINSYLETLKRSLGNIYQQMQLKGLYVTAESIKDVYFNTDVQIHKLSDLFNYHNETALAVIKPTTLKHYFVTQRYLLQFIKQHFKKEDIYLHELNYKFIHDFETFLYNHKPVDHQKPIHTNGVVKHMVRIKKMIGLAVKLEWIEKDPFARYSIKAQKVNRECLSQHELSIIENKVFYLDRLNLVRDLFIFSCYTGLAYIDLASLSAVHLVKGNDGEYWIKTSRQKTDTPVSTPLLPKAMEILLKYRTNQRALISGKLFPIISNQKVNSYLKEIADLCDISKTISFHLARHTFATTITLSNGVPIETVSKILGHTKIATTQIYAKVLENKISADMQALKLKLLPK; encoded by the coding sequence ATGAAAGCAACACAGTCATTCGGTATCCATTTCACAGCTCGTACCGACAAAGAAAAAGGAGGAAAATCTCCCATTTACGCCTGCATAACAGTAAACGGTAAAAAATGCTTTTTTGCCGTCAAGCAAACTGTCGAGTCAAAAAGTTGGGATGCTCGTAAAGGCGCAGCAAAAGGAAGCAAAGAAGAAATTAAAGCTATTAATAGCTACCTTGAAACACTTAAGCGGTCGCTTGGTAATATATATCAACAGATGCAGCTAAAGGGCCTGTACGTGACCGCTGAGTCTATAAAAGATGTTTATTTTAATACGGATGTTCAGATTCACAAACTCTCAGATTTATTCAATTACCACAATGAAACAGCTCTTGCAGTAATTAAGCCAACAACATTAAAGCATTATTTTGTTACGCAGCGTTATCTTTTACAATTTATAAAGCAGCACTTTAAAAAAGAGGATATCTATTTACATGAGTTGAATTATAAATTCATTCATGATTTCGAAACATTTCTATACAATCATAAACCAGTTGACCATCAGAAGCCAATCCATACTAATGGCGTGGTAAAACACATGGTAAGGATAAAGAAGATGATTGGCTTGGCGGTCAAGTTGGAATGGATAGAAAAAGATCCTTTTGCCAGATACTCTATTAAAGCACAAAAGGTCAATCGGGAGTGTTTATCTCAACACGAACTTTCAATTATTGAAAATAAAGTCTTCTATTTAGATCGTTTAAACTTGGTTAGAGATTTATTTATTTTTAGTTGTTATACCGGCCTGGCATATATCGATTTGGCCAGCCTATCAGCGGTGCACTTGGTAAAAGGTAATGATGGCGAATATTGGATCAAGACAAGCAGGCAAAAAACTGATACACCAGTGAGTACACCATTATTGCCGAAGGCTATGGAAATTCTTCTAAAATATCGCACCAACCAACGTGCCCTAATTTCCGGTAAATTATTCCCAATAATCTCAAACCAAAAGGTTAACAGCTATTTAAAAGAAATCGCTGACCTCTGTGACATAAGTAAAACAATATCGTTCCATCTTGCTCGGCATACCTTTGCTACAACCATAACCCTATCTAATGGTGTGCCCATAGAAACCGTTAGCAAAATTTTAGGACACACAAAAATTGCCACAACGCAGATATATGCTAAAGTTTTAGAGAATAAAATTAGTGCTGATATGCAAGCCTTGAAGCTAAAGTTGCTGCCAAAATAA
- a CDS encoding transcriptional regulator: protein MEIKDLTRAEEQIMQVLWQLKKGFVKDVLDVLPEPKPAYNTVSTIIRILETKGFVGHTAYGKSHEYHPVVSKDQYQNFAADKLLSGYFDNSVNRMLSFFVKKEKIDLKEADEIMKLIEKLKDK, encoded by the coding sequence ATGGAAATTAAAGATTTGACCCGTGCTGAAGAGCAAATTATGCAGGTGCTTTGGCAACTGAAAAAGGGGTTTGTAAAAGATGTTTTAGATGTTTTGCCCGAGCCTAAGCCGGCATACAACACGGTATCAACCATTATTAGGATTTTGGAAACGAAAGGTTTTGTTGGCCATACAGCGTATGGCAAAAGCCACGAATATCACCCGGTGGTAAGCAAGGATCAATACCAAAATTTTGCCGCCGATAAGCTGCTTAGCGGCTACTTTGATAATTCGGTCAACCGGATGCTATCCTTTTTTGTGAAGAAAGAGAAAATTGACTTAAAGGAGGCCGATGAGATCATGAAACTGATTGAAAAACTTAAAGACAAATAA
- a CDS encoding flavonol synthase translates to MSTINIPRLDLDTYINGTAEDKKQFSDSIGKAFNETGFATITNHGLSKDLMDKLYQQVKALFALPEDVKSKYELPELAGQRGYTGKNKETAKGFKVPDLKEFWQIGQVDPETTATKADYPDNIAVAELPEFNTTTEEVYQKLEAAGKHLLRAIAVYLELPENYFDDKVAHGNSILRTLHYFPIDNPDALPDDAVRAGAHEDINLITLLIGASADGLELLTRENKWFPVTAFGEDLVVNVGDMLQRLTNNQLKSTTHRVVNPPREQMKNSRFSVPFFLHPKSDMDLTSLPSTIDAEHPKLYTDITAGEYLDERLREIGLKK, encoded by the coding sequence ATGAGCACTATAAACATCCCACGCCTCGATTTAGATACTTATATAAACGGCACGGCCGAAGATAAAAAACAATTTTCTGACAGCATAGGTAAGGCGTTTAACGAAACCGGCTTCGCTACCATCACCAACCATGGTTTAAGTAAGGATTTGATGGACAAGCTATATCAACAGGTTAAAGCCCTTTTTGCATTACCTGAAGATGTTAAAAGCAAATATGAGCTTCCTGAACTGGCGGGACAGCGTGGCTATACCGGTAAAAACAAAGAAACTGCTAAGGGCTTTAAAGTGCCGGATCTGAAAGAGTTTTGGCAAATTGGCCAGGTAGATCCTGAAACCACCGCAACCAAGGCAGATTACCCGGACAACATTGCTGTAGCGGAATTGCCCGAATTTAATACTACTACCGAAGAAGTTTACCAAAAGCTGGAAGCAGCCGGAAAACATCTTTTACGCGCAATTGCCGTGTACCTTGAACTGCCGGAGAATTACTTCGACGATAAAGTAGCGCATGGTAATTCTATCTTACGCACGCTTCACTATTTCCCTATAGACAACCCAGATGCTTTACCTGATGACGCGGTGCGGGCAGGTGCGCACGAGGACATTAACCTGATCACCTTATTGATAGGTGCCAGTGCCGACGGGCTGGAGCTGCTAACCCGAGAAAATAAATGGTTCCCGGTTACTGCATTCGGCGAGGACCTGGTAGTAAACGTAGGCGATATGCTGCAACGCTTAACCAATAACCAGCTAAAATCTACCACGCATCGTGTAGTGAACCCACCGCGCGAGCAGATGAAGAATTCCCGTTTTTCGGTGCCGTTTTTCCTTCATCCCAAATCAGACATGGATCTGACCAGCTTGCCATCCACCATTGATGCCGAACACCCTAAACTTTACACGGATATTACTGCCGGCGAATACCTTGATGAAAGGTTGAGAGAAATTGGTTTGAAGAAGTAA
- a CDS encoding MBL fold metallo-hydrolase has product MEITFHGAARNVTGSKHLLRLADGTSVLLDCGMFQGLGEQTDDMNEHFGFNPTKLDYLILSHAHIDHCGLVPRLVAEGFEGQIFCTAATMDLCRILLMDSAKIQMQDVEYSNKHRAKKNEPLLDALYTEDDVTKALALFKIVDYHQEYAITPSIKFQFTDAGHVLGSAAVHVTVLENGKETQITFSGDVGRYGDLLLKNPQTFPQADYILLESTYGDSLHKDIGPIEDALLEIIKHTCEEKKGKVIIPAFSVGRTQELLYALNSLELKGELPDLSYYVDSPLSEKATQVLKDHPEVYNKDVKEVLKVDADPFAFKGLKFIQSTQESIALNDDARPCVIISSSGMAEAGRVKHHIKNNISEQKNTILMVGYAEPNSLGGRLTRGEKEVYIFGDQYQVNAEVQSIKSMSAHGDYEDLLHFLSCQDPNLVKQVFLVHGEYEVQQHFAEKLKENGFPNIEIPYQHEKIVLE; this is encoded by the coding sequence ATGGAAATAACCTTTCACGGCGCCGCCCGTAATGTAACCGGCAGCAAGCATTTACTCAGATTAGCAGACGGTACAAGCGTTTTATTAGACTGCGGTATGTTCCAGGGACTTGGAGAGCAAACCGATGATATGAACGAGCATTTTGGCTTTAATCCTACCAAACTGGATTACCTTATTTTGTCGCACGCACACATTGATCATTGTGGACTTGTCCCACGGCTGGTTGCTGAAGGATTTGAAGGTCAGATCTTTTGTACCGCCGCCACTATGGACCTGTGCCGGATTTTGCTGATGGATTCTGCCAAGATACAGATGCAGGATGTGGAATACAGTAATAAGCACCGCGCAAAAAAGAATGAGCCGCTTTTAGATGCGTTGTATACAGAAGATGATGTGACCAAAGCCCTTGCCTTATTTAAAATAGTGGACTATCATCAAGAATATGCTATTACACCCAGTATAAAATTTCAGTTTACAGATGCCGGGCATGTGCTGGGCAGTGCTGCCGTACATGTCACCGTATTGGAGAATGGCAAAGAAACCCAAATTACTTTTAGCGGGGATGTTGGCCGCTATGGCGATTTGCTGCTGAAAAACCCGCAAACCTTTCCGCAGGCCGACTATATTTTATTGGAGTCGACCTACGGCGACAGCCTGCATAAAGATATTGGTCCTATTGAAGATGCATTGCTGGAAATTATAAAACACACCTGCGAGGAAAAAAAAGGAAAAGTTATTATCCCGGCATTTAGCGTTGGCCGTACCCAGGAACTATTGTATGCGCTTAATTCGCTGGAATTAAAAGGCGAACTGCCCGATCTAAGCTATTATGTGGATAGCCCACTTTCTGAAAAGGCAACGCAGGTACTGAAAGACCACCCGGAAGTATATAATAAAGATGTAAAGGAAGTGCTGAAGGTAGATGCTGATCCATTTGCCTTCAAAGGGTTAAAATTTATTCAGTCCACGCAAGAATCAATAGCGTTAAATGACGATGCAAGACCCTGCGTGATCATTTCTTCGTCGGGCATGGCAGAAGCCGGCCGCGTTAAGCACCATATCAAAAACAACATCAGCGAACAAAAGAACACCATTTTAATGGTGGGTTATGCCGAACCAAATTCTTTAGGTGGCAGGTTAACAAGAGGTGAAAAAGAAGTCTATATTTTTGGGGACCAATACCAGGTAAATGCCGAGGTACAATCTATCAAAAGCATGAGTGCCCATGGGGATTACGAAGACTTACTGCATTTTTTGTCCTGCCAGGATCCTAATTTGGTTAAACAAGTGTTTTTGGTACATGGCGAATACGAGGTACAGCAACACTTTGCCGAAAAATTAAAAGAGAACGGTTTCCCAAACATTGAAATACCTTATCAGCACGAAAAAATAGTATTGGAATAG
- a CDS encoding Tat (twin-arginine translocation) pathway signal sequence containing protein, whose translation MKTETNLITGGANMARRSFLRYAGASAAAVAVLGASSCSKDYIKNPDGSYIDIGTGDIGILNYAYALEQLEAAFYLQVIATPYSGISAAETAYLTDIKDHEVLHRDFFKAAIGSAAIGTLTTDFSSINFSDRTSVLGAAKLLEDTGVRAYDGAGYLIKSADYLTIAGKIVSVEARHAALISNLITPGSFASTDQLDENGINKSNTIAEILAAANGFLKTKVYATNFNYPIQ comes from the coding sequence ATGAAAACAGAAACTAACTTAATTACAGGCGGAGCGAATATGGCCAGAAGGTCATTCCTGCGTTATGCCGGGGCCAGCGCGGCAGCGGTGGCTGTGCTTGGTGCATCTTCTTGCAGTAAAGACTATATCAAAAATCCGGATGGTTCTTACATTGACATCGGTACAGGTGATATTGGTATCCTAAATTATGCTTACGCATTGGAGCAATTAGAAGCGGCATTTTACTTACAAGTAATCGCTACACCTTACAGTGGTATCAGCGCGGCAGAAACTGCTTACCTGACCGACATTAAAGATCACGAGGTTTTACACCGCGATTTCTTTAAAGCTGCGATTGGTTCAGCAGCGATTGGTACATTAACCACAGACTTTTCGTCTATCAATTTTAGCGACCGTACTTCGGTACTTGGTGCAGCGAAATTATTGGAAGACACAGGTGTTAGAGCGTACGACGGAGCAGGTTACCTGATCAAAAGTGCTGATTACCTAACGATAGCAGGTAAAATTGTATCGGTAGAAGCCAGACATGCCGCATTAATATCAAATTTGATCACGCCGGGTAGTTTTGCCTCAACAGATCAGCTTGATGAAAATGGTATAAATAAGTCAAATACTATTGCTGAAATTTTGGCGGCTGCAAATGGCTTCCTTAAAACCAAAGTGTACGCAACCAACTTTAATTACCCAATCCAATAA
- a CDS encoding glycosyl transferase translates to MNPKLSVVTIVYNNVRDIERTMLSVLGQTYAEIEYIVVDGLSNDGTVDIISKYQSRISKFISEKDRGIYDAMNKGLALATGDYVIFMNSGDEFYESTTVEKVFVTASNADIYYGETEMVNDKRESLGQRRHKAPDNFSWRSFNYGMSVSHQAIYIKRALVEPYDPAYQLSADIDWIIRAAKKAKKVVRVHGYVAKYLVGGMSKAKHKQSLLERFDIMKKHYGLFPTIFNHAVIAFNMSWYWLVHRRTND, encoded by the coding sequence ATGAACCCCAAGCTTTCGGTAGTTACCATTGTTTACAACAACGTACGGGATATTGAACGAACAATGTTATCGGTATTGGGGCAAACGTATGCCGAAATTGAATACATCGTTGTCGACGGCCTTTCGAACGATGGGACGGTGGATATCATCAGCAAATACCAGAGCCGCATAAGCAAATTCATCAGCGAAAAGGACCGGGGCATTTACGATGCAATGAATAAGGGCCTGGCTTTAGCCACCGGCGATTACGTCATCTTTATGAATTCGGGCGATGAATTTTATGAAAGTACCACTGTAGAAAAGGTTTTTGTAACGGCTAGTAACGCCGACATTTATTACGGTGAAACCGAAATGGTGAATGACAAGCGTGAAAGCCTTGGGCAACGCCGGCATAAAGCACCCGACAACTTCAGCTGGCGCAGCTTTAATTATGGAATGAGCGTAAGTCATCAGGCCATATACATCAAACGTGCATTGGTTGAGCCATACGATCCGGCGTATCAATTGAGCGCAGATATTGATTGGATCATCCGGGCAGCAAAAAAAGCAAAAAAAGTAGTTAGGGTACACGGTTATGTGGCCAAATACCTGGTTGGGGGCATGTCTAAAGCCAAACACAAGCAGAGCCTCTTAGAGCGTTTTGATATTATGAAGAAACATTATGGCCTGTTCCCCACTATCTTTAATCATGCTGTCATCGCTTTTAATATGAGCTGGTATTGGCTCGTGCATCGGCGCACCAATGACTAA
- a CDS encoding serine acetyltransferase, with protein sequence MNPLAYIFQDWKVNRGNVKARIVLTMFRLVNAINHNMVAKIILFPYLMFYRFFVEWSLGIELPRKLRVGKNLVFYHGQGLVVNFGTIIGESCVLRNGVTIGHKKLADGTLSRCPQIGNYVDIGANVCIIGDITIGDHVTIGAGAVVVKSIPANSVAVGNPARVLNSKTATAQSGANNNGE encoded by the coding sequence ATGAACCCTTTAGCTTATATATTCCAGGATTGGAAAGTCAACAGGGGAAATGTAAAGGCACGTATAGTGCTTACCATGTTTAGGCTGGTAAATGCTATTAACCATAATATGGTGGCCAAGATCATCCTTTTCCCTTACCTGATGTTCTACCGTTTTTTTGTAGAGTGGAGCCTGGGGATCGAGCTCCCGCGAAAATTAAGGGTTGGCAAAAACCTGGTTTTTTATCATGGACAGGGGCTGGTAGTAAATTTCGGCACTATCATTGGCGAAAGTTGCGTATTGCGTAACGGAGTGACTATTGGGCACAAGAAACTGGCAGATGGCACCCTGAGTCGTTGCCCGCAAATTGGCAACTATGTAGATATAGGCGCAAATGTATGTATCATTGGCGATATAACCATAGGTGATCATGTAACCATAGGTGCCGGGGCCGTGGTTGTAAAAAGCATCCCGGCTAATAGTGTAGCTGTGGGCAACCCGGCAAGAGTGTTAAACAGCAAAACCGCAACCGCGCAAAGCGGAGCAAATAATAATGGAGAATAA
- a CDS encoding methyltransferase type 12, whose product MENNLTDRSFWKSFWESRIGLIFKIKPNYVFGDLLGKIITETKAQTAIELGGFPGYYAIYLKKYKGLTTTLLDYFIHQELVNKLLTANELKEGDIKIIEADLFKFIPAEKYDMVLSFGLIEHFNDTKFIIGEHLKFLKPGGTLFITLPNFKSVNGWVQRNFDKENYDKHNINSMDLGLLKSSCEALGLKKVEAYYHGKFSVWLENKSEQTAIAKLLMKTIWLAGKVATKLVPVESKALSPYIVVKASL is encoded by the coding sequence ATGGAGAATAACTTAACTGACCGGTCCTTCTGGAAATCTTTTTGGGAATCAAGGATCGGATTGATATTTAAAATTAAGCCTAATTATGTTTTTGGGGATCTCCTCGGAAAGATCATTACCGAAACAAAAGCCCAAACAGCTATTGAACTTGGTGGTTTCCCGGGTTATTATGCCATCTACCTCAAAAAATACAAAGGGCTAACCACTACCTTGCTGGATTACTTTATACACCAGGAGCTGGTAAATAAACTACTTACCGCCAATGAATTGAAAGAGGGCGATATTAAAATCATAGAGGCGGATCTTTTTAAATTTATTCCTGCAGAAAAGTATGATATGGTGCTTTCCTTTGGGTTGATAGAGCACTTTAACGATACCAAATTTATCATTGGCGAGCACTTGAAGTTTTTAAAACCCGGCGGCACCTTATTTATTACACTGCCTAACTTTAAAAGCGTAAATGGCTGGGTGCAGCGCAATTTTGATAAAGAGAACTACGACAAGCACAATATCAACAGCATGGACCTGGGCCTGCTTAAAAGCAGTTGCGAAGCTTTGGGCTTAAAAAAGGTTGAGGCTTATTATCATGGAAAGTTTTCCGTTTGGCTGGAGAACAAATCTGAGCAAACCGCAATAGCTAAATTACTCATGAAAACCATCTGGCTTGCGGGTAAAGTAGCCACTAAACTGGTACCGGTAGAGAGCAAGGCACTATCTCCTTATATTGTAGTTAAGGCGAGTTTGTAA